A window from Aliamphritea hakodatensis encodes these proteins:
- the ccoS gene encoding cbb3-type cytochrome oxidase assembly protein CcoS, with amino-acid sequence MDIIYLLIPIAIILAGLGIWGFFWSVNSGQYDDMESPAHSILFDDDEHLIPDDAKQKAADKQDD; translated from the coding sequence ATGGACATCATCTACCTGTTAATCCCAATTGCAATTATCCTTGCGGGTCTGGGCATCTGGGGATTCTTCTGGTCCGTCAACAGCGGCCAGTACGACGATATGGAGTCGCCTGCCCACAGTATCCTCTTTGATGACGACGAACATCTGATTCCCGACGACGCCAAACAGAAAGCTGCTGATAAACAGGATGACTGA
- a CDS encoding FixH family protein — protein sequence MSQPNPVAPWYKQPWLWFILAPLIATFMYSTVYISAAVFTRDTLVRDDYVKHAKEVKQDNSKIQAAADLGVKAILNIDSLTGDISVELNSDGAIQKPESMTLDLVHATLADRDIEISLRRVRDGLYLGSIDSKPLGKQYVILQPEDGSWQIRQTIFPPYDDTPFDLIPLKTD from the coding sequence ATGTCCCAACCTAATCCTGTCGCCCCATGGTATAAGCAACCGTGGCTTTGGTTTATTCTTGCACCGCTGATTGCAACGTTTATGTATTCCACGGTTTATATCTCTGCCGCTGTTTTTACCCGTGACACACTGGTACGGGATGACTACGTTAAACATGCGAAAGAAGTTAAACAGGACAATTCAAAAATTCAGGCCGCCGCTGACCTCGGCGTTAAAGCAATCCTGAATATTGACTCTCTGACCGGCGATATCAGCGTCGAACTCAACAGCGACGGCGCCATCCAGAAACCTGAAAGCATGACGCTGGATCTGGTACACGCAACCCTTGCCGACCGGGATATTGAAATCAGTCTGCGCCGGGTCCGTGACGGCCTTTACCTTGGCAGTATTGACAGCAAACCTCTGGGTAAGCAATACGTCATACTGCAGCCTGAAGACGGCAGCTGGCAGATTCGTCAGACCATCTTTCCTCCTTATGACGATACCCCCTTCGACCTGATTCCGCTTAAGACTGATTAA
- a CDS encoding adenine phosphoribosyltransferase: MSFDECYIKSVMRTIPDWPEPGIMFRDITPLFKDPKALRMISDAFIQRYIDSDITHIASIDARGFLIGSIMAYQLNIPLVLVRKKGKLPGETVSQEYKLEYGSATVEMQSDAVSEGDNVLIFDDLIATGGTVLAASTIIKELGASVAEVATLINLPDLQGSRKIQEAGIPVYSLMSYEGL, from the coding sequence ATGTCTTTTGATGAATGTTATATAAAATCAGTTATGCGCACGATTCCGGACTGGCCGGAACCGGGCATTATGTTCCGCGACATCACACCGCTGTTTAAAGACCCCAAAGCCCTGCGTATGATCAGCGACGCTTTCATTCAGCGTTATATCGACTCAGACATTACTCATATCGCCAGCATTGACGCCCGCGGCTTTCTGATTGGTTCCATTATGGCTTACCAGCTTAATATCCCGCTGGTGCTGGTTCGTAAAAAGGGCAAGCTGCCGGGTGAAACAGTCTCCCAGGAATACAAACTGGAGTACGGCAGCGCCACGGTTGAAATGCAGTCTGATGCGGTATCAGAAGGTGACAACGTGCTGATTTTTGACGATCTCATCGCCACCGGAGGCACTGTACTGGCCGCCAGCACCATCATAAAAGAACTGGGCGCCAGCGTTGCCGAAGTCGCCACCCTGATCAACCTGCCGGACCTGCAGGGCTCCCGCAAGATTCAGGAAGCAGGCATTCCCGTTTACAGCCTGATGTCTTACGAAGGCCTCTGA
- a CDS encoding cbb3-type cytochrome oxidase subunit 3, with product MLITFAGLFIWVLLPGNKKRFDDASQLPFADEDKAASDETERASNGRNK from the coding sequence ATGCTGATTACCTTCGCCGGCCTTTTTATCTGGGTATTACTGCCCGGCAACAAAAAAAGGTTTGATGATGCATCACAGCTGCCCTTCGCTGATGAAGACAAAGCAGCCAGTGACGAGACTGAAAGGGCCAGTAACGGGAGAAACAAATAA
- the hemN gene encoding oxygen-independent coproporphyrinogen III oxidase — protein MTQPNLIEWDLDLIRRYDLSGPRYTSYPTAIQFDPSLQASDLVNCGQTTADTSTPLSLYVHIPFCAHVCYYCACNKVITRNRKKAQPYLDTLYQEMAQLSKWYSKDRVVEQLHWGGGTPTFISNEQMTELMQALRDNFNLLDDDSGDYSIEIDPREVDNETLQVLRNIGFNRISLGVQDVELKVQEAVNRVQPVEEVAAVLSEARRLGFRSINMDLIYGLPHQTLESFKKTLATIIELSPDRLSVFNYAHMPDRFRSQKHIHAEDLPSPETKLAILETTIAMLTAAGYVYIGMDHFAKPDDELAIAQRNNQLHRNFQGYTTHKECDLVAMGVSSISQIGDVYYQNQHDMRLYTDAVESDVHAINRGVTLSLDDRIRRAVITQLICHFELDKNRIETDFDISFDEYFADELEEINQFAQDGLVSLEKQGRELLVTGTGRLLIRRICMTFDAYIPKRTATQGFSRII, from the coding sequence GTGACTCAACCAAACCTAATTGAATGGGATCTGGATCTGATCCGCCGTTACGATCTGTCAGGCCCCCGTTATACTTCTTACCCAACCGCGATCCAGTTTGATCCTTCTCTTCAGGCCAGTGATCTGGTTAATTGCGGGCAAACTACCGCAGATACCAGCACACCCTTATCGCTTTATGTGCACATCCCTTTCTGTGCTCACGTGTGCTATTACTGCGCCTGTAATAAGGTTATCACCCGGAACCGCAAGAAAGCCCAGCCTTATCTGGATACCCTGTATCAGGAAATGGCGCAGCTTTCCAAATGGTACTCTAAAGACCGGGTTGTTGAGCAACTGCACTGGGGCGGCGGTACCCCAACGTTCATCAGCAATGAACAAATGACTGAGCTGATGCAGGCACTGCGTGACAACTTTAACCTGCTGGATGATGACAGCGGCGATTATTCAATTGAAATTGATCCCCGTGAAGTGGATAACGAAACCCTTCAGGTACTGCGTAACATTGGCTTTAACCGTATCAGCCTGGGTGTGCAGGACGTTGAGCTGAAAGTACAGGAAGCCGTTAACCGGGTACAACCGGTGGAAGAAGTCGCTGCGGTGCTGAGCGAAGCACGCCGCCTGGGCTTTCGCTCCATCAACATGGATCTGATCTACGGCTTACCCCATCAGACACTGGAAAGCTTCAAAAAAACCCTGGCTACCATCATTGAACTCAGCCCCGATCGCCTGAGCGTATTTAACTATGCGCATATGCCAGACCGTTTCCGTTCCCAGAAACATATCCATGCTGAAGATTTGCCAAGCCCGGAAACCAAGCTGGCCATTCTGGAAACGACCATCGCAATGCTGACGGCTGCCGGCTACGTGTATATCGGCATGGATCATTTTGCCAAACCGGACGACGAGCTCGCCATCGCCCAGCGTAATAACCAGTTACACCGGAACTTCCAGGGGTATACCACCCATAAAGAATGTGATCTGGTTGCCATGGGTGTTTCCTCGATCAGCCAGATCGGCGATGTTTACTATCAGAACCAGCACGATATGCGCCTGTATACCGATGCAGTGGAAAGCGATGTCCATGCGATTAACCGGGGTGTTACCCTGAGCCTTGACGACCGTATCCGCCGGGCGGTTATTACCCAGCTGATTTGTCATTTTGAACTGGATAAAAACCGCATCGAAACGGATTTTGATATTAGCTTTGACGAATACTTTGCCGATGAGCTCGAAGAAATAAATCAGTTTGCTCAGGATGGCCTTGTCAGCCTCGAAAAACAGGGCCGCGAACTTCTGGTAACCGGCACTGGCAGGCTGCTTATCCGCCGGATTTGCATGACTTTTGATGCCTATATTCCGAAGCGAACGGCGACTCAGGGGTTCTCCCGAATTATCTGA
- the ccoO gene encoding cytochrome-c oxidase, cbb3-type subunit II → MIKHETIEKNIGMMVLLIILVISGGGLAEIVPLFFSKSTTKPIEGLRPYTALEMEGRDIYIREGCNTCHSQMIRPFRAETERYGHYSTANEGVWEHPFLWGSKRTGPDLARVGGRYSDDWHRAHLYNPRDVVPESKMPSYPWLFENKLDGKDTSAKLAVFKNFGVPYTDEQIAKAGEEVKGKTEIEAVVAYLQSLGKLHSVYNNKR, encoded by the coding sequence ATGATCAAACACGAAACGATTGAAAAGAACATTGGCATGATGGTGCTGCTGATCATCCTGGTGATCAGTGGCGGCGGTCTTGCCGAAATCGTCCCCCTGTTCTTTAGCAAATCTACGACGAAGCCAATTGAAGGCTTACGCCCGTACACCGCTCTTGAAATGGAAGGCCGTGACATCTACATCCGTGAAGGCTGTAACACCTGTCACTCCCAGATGATTCGTCCATTCCGTGCGGAAACTGAGCGCTACGGTCACTACTCAACTGCCAACGAAGGCGTTTGGGAACACCCATTCCTGTGGGGTTCCAAGCGTACAGGTCCTGACCTGGCCCGTGTTGGCGGCCGTTACAGTGATGACTGGCACCGTGCTCACCTGTACAACCCGCGTGACGTAGTTCCTGAGTCTAAGATGCCGTCTTACCCATGGTTGTTTGAAAACAAACTGGATGGTAAAGACACTTCAGCCAAGCTGGCAGTCTTTAAGAATTTCGGCGTCCCTTACACCGATGAGCAAATCGCCAAAGCTGGCGAAGAAGTGAAAGGTAAGACTGAAATTGAAGCTGTTGTTGCTTACCTGCAGTCGTTAGGCAAGCTTCACTCCGTCTACAACAACAAGCGGTAA
- the ccoP gene encoding cytochrome-c oxidase, cbb3-type subunit III, with product MSDFWSIWVSVITLGVIGGCAALLWSTRKSEVHKGATEETTGHTFDGIEEYDNPMPGWWLQMFVATIIFGVVYLLLYPGLGNFKGFFGWTQVGQYEEEVAYAEETYRPVFAKYAAMSVEDLQSQPEGLKMGQRMFANNCSVCHGTTGSGAHGFPNLTDTDWLYGGNADTIKATIAGGRTGAMPPWGAVLGEEGVRDMTNYVLSLGGKTADADAAARGEQQFQALCTACHGQDAKGVQALGAPNLTDDVWLYGGSFEQISHTIRVGRSGVMPAHKDLLSDDKIHLITSYVYSLSNK from the coding sequence ATGAGTGATTTTTGGAGCATCTGGGTAAGTGTAATTACGCTGGGCGTAATTGGCGGTTGCGCTGCCCTGCTTTGGTCTACTCGCAAGAGTGAAGTCCACAAAGGGGCGACCGAAGAAACAACCGGTCATACATTCGACGGAATCGAAGAGTATGACAACCCAATGCCAGGCTGGTGGTTACAGATGTTTGTTGCCACTATTATCTTCGGCGTGGTTTACCTGCTGCTTTACCCGGGTCTGGGTAACTTCAAAGGTTTCTTCGGCTGGACACAGGTTGGCCAGTATGAAGAAGAAGTAGCATACGCAGAAGAAACATACCGTCCGGTTTTCGCCAAGTATGCTGCAATGTCTGTTGAAGATCTGCAGTCTCAGCCTGAAGGTCTGAAAATGGGTCAGCGCATGTTCGCCAACAACTGTTCTGTATGCCACGGCACAACAGGCTCCGGCGCACACGGCTTCCCTAACCTGACAGACACTGACTGGCTGTACGGCGGCAACGCTGACACCATCAAAGCCACCATTGCTGGCGGCCGTACCGGTGCCATGCCTCCATGGGGTGCGGTACTGGGTGAAGAAGGTGTACGCGACATGACAAACTATGTCCTGTCACTGGGCGGTAAGACTGCTGACGCGGATGCTGCTGCACGTGGTGAGCAGCAGTTCCAGGCACTGTGTACTGCCTGTCACGGTCAGGATGCGAAAGGTGTTCAGGCACTGGGCGCGCCTAACCTGACAGACGACGTATGGTTATACGGCGGTTCTTTCGAACAGATCAGCCACACTATCCGTGTGGGTCGCAGCGGTGTAATGCCTGCTCATAAAGACCTGCTGAGCGACGACAAGATCCACCTGATCACATCTTACGTCTACAGCCTGTCAAATAAATAA
- the ccoG gene encoding cytochrome c oxidase accessory protein CcoG — protein sequence MNQIPVKDITPKSKNNGAPETYDLYAKRVHIYVKYYKGFFKNFRTISGFIMLAMFYGFSWLQWNGQQAVLFDLPNRQFHVFNFTFWPQDFILLSWLLIILAFVLFFVTVFAGRLWCGYACPQFVWTWFFIWAERVTEGDRNVRMRRDKQPMSTEKFLRKAAKHCLWLLIAAATGVAFVGYFSPIRELIPDLLTWNLGPWETWWIGFFLVATYANAGWLREQVCIYMCPYARFQSVMFDQDTLVISYDEVRGENRGKRKKNFDYKAAGMGDCIDCGNCVHVCPVGIDIRDGLQYECVACGACVDACDDIMDRMGYDRGLIRYTTEHALEGGKTHILRPRLIGYFVAMCAMFIAFGYTLYARIPLEVDIIRDRGQLYIEASNGTIENAYMLKLANKSQQDHRYSIEVSGIDGLKMISTSEVEIRSGELLDHPVRLQIKPAYLERPNYNIMFHVKALDDEDISIDEENRFIGPTNRR from the coding sequence ATGAATCAGATACCAGTAAAAGATATTACCCCAAAGAGCAAGAACAACGGCGCTCCTGAAACATATGACCTGTACGCCAAACGGGTTCATATCTATGTAAAGTACTACAAAGGTTTTTTTAAGAACTTCCGCACCATTTCCGGCTTCATCATGCTGGCCATGTTCTACGGCTTCTCCTGGCTGCAATGGAATGGCCAGCAGGCTGTACTCTTTGATCTGCCGAACCGTCAGTTCCACGTGTTTAACTTCACCTTCTGGCCCCAGGACTTCATTCTCTTATCCTGGCTGCTGATTATTCTCGCTTTTGTACTTTTCTTTGTGACCGTGTTTGCAGGCCGGCTCTGGTGTGGTTATGCCTGCCCGCAATTCGTCTGGACCTGGTTCTTTATCTGGGCTGAGCGCGTAACCGAAGGTGACCGCAACGTACGGATGCGTCGCGACAAACAACCCATGAGTACAGAAAAATTCCTCCGCAAAGCGGCCAAGCACTGCCTGTGGCTGCTTATCGCCGCGGCAACAGGCGTTGCCTTTGTCGGATACTTTTCACCAATCCGTGAACTGATCCCTGATCTGCTGACCTGGAATCTCGGTCCGTGGGAAACCTGGTGGATCGGTTTCTTCCTCGTTGCCACTTATGCCAATGCTGGCTGGTTACGGGAACAGGTCTGCATTTATATGTGCCCTTACGCCCGCTTCCAGAGCGTCATGTTCGATCAGGACACACTGGTTATTTCCTACGATGAAGTCCGGGGTGAAAACCGCGGTAAACGTAAAAAGAATTTCGATTACAAAGCAGCCGGTATGGGTGACTGCATTGACTGCGGCAACTGCGTTCACGTCTGCCCTGTGGGCATCGATATCCGTGACGGTCTGCAATATGAATGCGTTGCCTGCGGTGCCTGTGTCGATGCCTGTGACGACATAATGGACCGCATGGGTTACGACCGCGGCCTGATTCGCTATACCACCGAACACGCGCTGGAAGGCGGTAAAACGCACATTTTACGCCCTCGCCTGATCGGTTACTTTGTCGCCATGTGTGCAATGTTCATTGCCTTCGGTTACACACTGTATGCCCGGATACCGCTGGAAGTGGATATCATCCGTGACCGGGGACAGCTGTATATCGAAGCATCCAACGGCACGATTGAAAATGCATACATGCTGAAGCTGGCCAACAAGTCACAACAGGACCACCGCTACAGCATTGAAGTATCCGGCATCGACGGCCTGAAGATGATCAGCACCTCAGAAGTTGAAATCCGTTCAGGGGAACTTCTGGATCATCCGGTACGTCTACAGATCAAGCCAGCTTATCTGGAACGTCCGAACTACAACATTATGTTCCACGTTAAGGCTCTGGACGATGAAGATATCAGTATTGATGAAGAGAATCGTTTTATCGGCCCCACCAATCGACGCTAA
- the fnr gene encoding fumarate/nitrate reduction transcriptional regulator Fnr, which translates to MSDTKATDRKVHSISQVHCSTCSLSSLCLPVSLNLTEMDRLDNIIEKSRPLKKGEHLFHQGDSFSSIYAIRAGSIKSYSLTNEGEEQITGFYFPGELVGFSGFDGNEYPISAKVLETTTVCEIPFPRLDELSGQLPELRRQVLRTLSKEVREDQQMMLLLSKKNAEQRIATFLFKLSSRYKARGYSATQFRLSMSRNEIGNFLGLAVETVSRIFTRFQKNGLITVEGKEIELVQLHEIQRLSGDCVGEEDDDRITTSQMD; encoded by the coding sequence ATGAGTGACACAAAGGCAACCGATCGCAAAGTACACAGTATATCTCAGGTACATTGCAGCACCTGTAGCCTGAGTTCACTGTGCCTTCCTGTATCCCTGAATCTGACAGAAATGGACCGTCTCGATAACATTATTGAGAAAAGCCGCCCTTTGAAAAAAGGTGAACATCTGTTCCATCAGGGTGATTCATTCTCATCAATTTACGCCATCCGCGCCGGCAGCATTAAAAGCTACAGCCTGACCAATGAAGGCGAAGAACAGATCACCGGATTTTATTTCCCGGGCGAACTGGTTGGTTTCAGCGGTTTTGATGGCAATGAGTACCCTATTTCCGCCAAAGTACTGGAAACAACTACCGTTTGTGAAATTCCTTTCCCACGGCTGGATGAACTCTCCGGACAATTACCGGAGCTGCGCCGCCAGGTACTGCGGACGCTGAGTAAAGAAGTGCGTGAAGATCAGCAAATGATGCTATTGCTCAGTAAGAAAAATGCCGAGCAGCGTATCGCGACATTCCTGTTTAAGCTGTCCTCCCGTTATAAAGCACGTGGTTACTCCGCTACACAGTTCCGTTTATCTATGTCACGGAATGAAATCGGCAACTTCCTGGGTCTGGCCGTTGAAACCGTCAGCCGTATCTTTACCCGTTTCCAGAAAAACGGTCTGATTACGGTTGAAGGTAAAGAAATCGAGCTGGTTCAGCTGCATGAAATTCAGCGCCTGTCCGGTGACTGTGTCGGCGAAGAAGACGACGACCGTATCACCACCAGCCAGATGGACTAG
- a CDS encoding heavy metal translocating P-type ATPase, giving the protein MSERSSANQPQLCFHCGLDVPANAGYSAEINGQLQPMCCPGCQAVAEAIAAGGLENYYKHRTGDAQSPNTADRNHSQQRLAELKLYDEASVQQSFVNTLSDGSKQAALVIEGITCAACVWLLEHHLSALEGVTQASVNMTNHRAQISWNPDQIELSTILGAIYSIGYQGHPYHPNKEEQLLAAETRRATRRLGIAGIFTMQIMMLAAAIYADSNNQLEQQFITFIRWASFVLATPVVFYAARPFFDAAWRDLKTRSLTMDVPVSIAIGGAYTASVWATATASGEVYFDSVSMFTFFLLVGRYLEMKARHRTGRAGNSLLNLLPASATVIRDGQEVLIPATDLKTGDRVIVKPGHTVSADGIIIAGNSSIDESALTGEYLPLNKQPGDKVVGGTINVENPLEIEVTDVGAESKLSSVVRLLDRAHQEKPAVAKTADKIAGYFVAAVLITAITVALIWWNIAPEHALWVTLSVLVVTCPCALSLATPTALTAATGALRENGILITRGHVLESLSHATHIVFDKTGTLTEGNLSLQQTITLDALNYTRCLDIAAALEAHSEHPIAKAFHPHCEEFQIAPATDLRNHIGEGLEGTVDGIRYRIGKPEFASSDCPKVLSYQDAPDNNGQWLLLVTEQTPLAWFCLNDPLRKYAAQSVQKLQQQGLTVTMLTGDNSAAVGAVSQQLNIDQVISGVSPEEKLQHVQQLQAEGARVIMVGDGINDIPVLAGAQISIAMGAATDLAKTNADAVLISSDLQRLPQALNHAKKTQRIIRQNLGWALVYNIIALPLAASGLIAPYMAAIGMSASSLVVVGNALRLSRLKQRLTVARQPASSPDVTAVKSQS; this is encoded by the coding sequence ATGTCCGAACGATCCTCTGCTAACCAGCCGCAGTTGTGCTTCCACTGCGGCCTGGATGTACCTGCCAACGCCGGATACTCCGCTGAAATAAACGGCCAGTTACAGCCTATGTGCTGTCCGGGCTGCCAGGCAGTGGCTGAAGCAATCGCTGCTGGCGGGCTTGAAAACTACTACAAGCACCGCACCGGCGATGCCCAGTCCCCCAACACTGCTGACCGCAACCACTCCCAGCAACGTCTGGCGGAACTGAAGCTCTATGATGAAGCCTCCGTCCAGCAGAGCTTTGTAAACACGCTCAGTGATGGCAGCAAGCAGGCGGCACTGGTCATTGAAGGCATCACATGTGCGGCCTGTGTCTGGTTACTGGAGCACCACCTGTCCGCACTGGAAGGGGTCACCCAGGCATCCGTCAATATGACCAACCACCGGGCACAGATCAGCTGGAATCCCGATCAGATTGAACTGAGCACAATTCTCGGCGCTATCTATTCGATTGGTTATCAGGGACACCCCTACCACCCGAACAAAGAAGAACAGCTGCTGGCAGCCGAAACCCGCCGGGCTACCCGACGCCTGGGCATTGCCGGCATATTCACCATGCAGATCATGATGCTGGCTGCAGCCATTTATGCAGACAGTAACAACCAGCTTGAACAGCAATTTATCACCTTCATTCGCTGGGCAAGCTTTGTCCTCGCCACACCAGTGGTTTTTTATGCGGCAAGGCCCTTCTTTGACGCGGCCTGGCGCGATTTAAAAACCCGCAGTCTGACCATGGATGTGCCGGTCTCTATTGCCATTGGCGGTGCGTATACAGCCAGTGTATGGGCGACAGCCACCGCCAGTGGTGAAGTATATTTTGACTCAGTCAGCATGTTCACCTTTTTCCTTCTGGTGGGCCGTTACCTTGAAATGAAAGCCCGTCACCGTACCGGCCGGGCAGGTAATTCATTGCTCAACCTGCTCCCGGCAAGTGCAACGGTTATCCGTGACGGACAGGAAGTACTGATTCCGGCCACCGACCTCAAAACCGGCGACCGGGTTATTGTTAAGCCCGGACATACAGTCTCTGCCGACGGCATCATCATTGCCGGCAATAGCAGCATTGATGAATCAGCCCTCACCGGTGAATATCTGCCGCTGAACAAACAGCCCGGTGATAAAGTGGTCGGCGGTACGATTAACGTCGAAAATCCGCTGGAAATCGAAGTCACTGACGTCGGCGCTGAATCAAAGCTGTCTTCCGTCGTCCGCCTCCTCGACCGCGCCCATCAGGAAAAGCCAGCGGTGGCCAAAACCGCGGATAAAATCGCCGGGTATTTTGTTGCTGCCGTCTTAATTACAGCCATCACCGTGGCGCTTATCTGGTGGAACATCGCCCCGGAACACGCACTCTGGGTAACGCTCTCGGTACTGGTAGTAACCTGTCCGTGTGCACTTTCTCTGGCGACCCCTACTGCGCTGACGGCAGCCACCGGCGCCCTGCGGGAAAACGGCATCCTCATCACCCGGGGGCATGTGCTGGAAAGCCTCTCTCACGCCACCCATATAGTGTTTGATAAAACCGGCACACTGACTGAAGGCAACCTTTCCCTGCAGCAAACAATCACTCTGGATGCACTTAATTACACCCGCTGTCTGGATATCGCCGCCGCACTGGAAGCCCACTCCGAACATCCGATTGCCAAAGCGTTCCACCCTCATTGTGAAGAATTTCAGATTGCCCCGGCAACCGACCTTCGCAACCATATTGGCGAAGGCCTCGAAGGCACAGTAGACGGGATCAGATACCGGATTGGTAAGCCTGAATTTGCCAGCTCAGACTGCCCGAAGGTATTGTCTTATCAGGATGCGCCGGATAACAATGGCCAGTGGCTCTTACTGGTGACTGAACAGACACCACTGGCATGGTTCTGCCTTAACGACCCGCTTCGCAAATATGCCGCTCAGTCAGTCCAGAAGCTACAACAGCAAGGCCTGACCGTTACAATGCTGACGGGCGACAACTCCGCGGCTGTCGGTGCCGTCTCCCAGCAACTGAACATTGATCAGGTTATCTCCGGTGTATCTCCTGAAGAGAAACTGCAACACGTGCAGCAGCTACAGGCAGAAGGCGCCCGGGTCATTATGGTTGGCGACGGCATTAATGACATCCCCGTTCTGGCCGGCGCACAAATCTCTATCGCCATGGGCGCCGCGACGGATCTGGCCAAAACCAATGCCGACGCGGTACTGATCTCCAGTGATCTGCAACGCCTGCCTCAGGCGCTGAACCACGCGAAGAAAACCCAGCGAATTATCCGCCAGAATCTGGGCTGGGCACTGGTGTATAATATTATCGCCCTGCCGCTGGCTGCCAGCGGATTAATTGCCCCTTACATGGCAGCCATTGGTATGTCTGCAAGCTCACTGGTGGTCGTCGGTAATGCCCTGCGCTTATCGCGGCTGAAGCAACGCCTTACAGTCGCCAGACAACCGGCTTCATCGCCGGATGTAACAGCAGTTAAATCACAAAGTTAA
- a CDS encoding sulfite exporter TauE/SafE family protein, with amino-acid sequence MTELSIFYAVLLGLLGSAHCLGMCGGISSAIAMGINRQNNHPLLLLLGFNAGRVLSYALAGGILGALGWLIESPTTGLIMRTVAGLMLILLGLYIARWWQAVTYIERLGKHLWKHIQPFSKQLLPVSSVPNALLLGSLWGWLPCGLVYSTLIWSASAADWQTSAMLMAGFGIGTIPAMLVTGMLARQLQGFLQHRLTQATAGLCIIGFGIYTLPASGLLQFFSA; translated from the coding sequence ATGACTGAACTCAGTATCTTTTATGCAGTCCTGCTGGGGCTGCTCGGCAGCGCTCACTGTCTCGGTATGTGCGGCGGGATATCCAGCGCAATCGCCATGGGTATCAACCGGCAAAATAATCACCCTCTGCTACTCCTGCTTGGCTTCAATGCCGGCAGGGTACTGAGCTACGCGCTTGCCGGCGGAATACTCGGCGCGCTGGGCTGGCTGATCGAATCCCCCACCACCGGCCTGATTATGCGAACCGTCGCCGGCCTGATGCTGATACTGCTCGGCCTGTATATTGCCAGATGGTGGCAGGCCGTCACCTATATTGAACGTCTGGGCAAACATCTGTGGAAACATATTCAACCGTTCAGCAAACAGCTTCTGCCGGTCAGTTCCGTGCCGAACGCCCTGTTACTGGGCAGTCTGTGGGGCTGGCTGCCCTGCGGACTTGTTTACTCAACACTGATCTGGAGCGCCAGTGCTGCTGACTGGCAAACCTCCGCGATGCTGATGGCAGGCTTTGGCATTGGCACCATTCCGGCCATGCTGGTTACCGGAATGCTGGCCCGGCAGCTACAGGGATTTTTACAGCACCGCCTCACCCAGGCCACCGCCGGCCTGTGCATTATCGGCTTCGGCATCTACACCTTACCGGCTTCCGGCTTACTGCAATTCTTCAGCGCTTGA